A single Pseudanabaenaceae cyanobacterium SKYG29 DNA region contains:
- a CDS encoding ABC transporter permease, whose product MLAEFYQETVALTKRWFLQLVRRPATLIVGVVQPLMWLLLFGALFRNVPTEFLGAGQSYIQFLAAGIVVFTAFSGALNAGLPLMFDREFGFLQRILVAPLASRFSIVLASAVFILSLSLIQSAAIILVSALMGATLPNASGLAILALVVGLVVINFTMLSLAVAFALPGHQEMLALIFLVNLPLIFSSTALAPLSVMPTWLQWLASLNPLSLAIEPIRYVYSHPQWQWQAVVLEAPWGDLTLANSLLILLGLGILIAISIRGILRKGIA is encoded by the coding sequence ATGCTAGCTGAGTTTTACCAAGAGACCGTTGCTTTGACTAAGCGTTGGTTCCTTCAGTTGGTGCGTCGTCCTGCCACATTGATTGTGGGGGTAGTGCAGCCCCTGATGTGGTTATTGCTGTTTGGTGCGTTATTCCGCAATGTACCGACGGAATTTTTGGGGGCAGGGCAGAGCTACATCCAATTTTTAGCAGCGGGCATCGTTGTTTTTACCGCCTTTAGCGGTGCTTTGAATGCGGGGTTGCCCCTGATGTTTGACCGCGAGTTTGGCTTTTTGCAACGGATTTTGGTTGCTCCCTTGGCTTCTCGTTTTTCTATTGTTCTAGCCTCGGCGGTCTTCATTTTGAGTCTGAGTTTAATACAATCGGCGGCAATTATTCTGGTCAGTGCTTTGATGGGAGCGACGTTACCTAATGCTAGTGGCTTGGCGATACTGGCTTTGGTGGTGGGCTTAGTGGTCATCAACTTCACTATGTTGAGTTTGGCGGTGGCTTTTGCCCTGCCGGGGCACCAAGAGATGTTAGCGTTAATTTTTTTGGTCAACCTACCTCTTATCTTCTCCAGCACCGCTTTAGCCCCCCTGTCAGTCATGCCCACTTGGTTGCAATGGCTTGCCAGTCTCAATCCCCTCTCTTTAGCGATCGAGCCAATTCGTTATGTCTATAGTCATCCCCAATGGCAGTGGCAAGCAGTGGTGTTAGAGGCACCCTGGGGTGATTTAACTCTGGCTAATTCTCTCCTGATTTTGTTAGGTTTGGGAATATTGATTGCGATTTCCATCCGTGGCATTCTACGCAAAGGCATTGCATGA